A single genomic interval of Porphyromonas sp. oral taxon 275 harbors:
- a CDS encoding DUF4294 domain-containing protein: MTRPRFAPRPCLLLVVLLCCGLAPLVAQTPLPRQAIVRTVNDSLVEVDLPDVNVFARHRVRPLSLAERRELWHRIRDVKKTMPYAKYVAATIIETYEYMQTLPEKQQEAHLKLVEKELRRDMEPKMRDLTLRQGQLLIKLIHRQCGMTGYELVKAFLGGFRAWTWQVFSRVMGASLKAPYDPEHNPDDAVTERIVQLYERHLL; this comes from the coding sequence ATGACACGTCCCCGATTCGCTCCCCGCCCTTGCCTCCTCCTCGTGGTACTGCTGTGCTGTGGGCTCGCTCCGCTGGTGGCGCAGACGCCTCTGCCGCGGCAGGCCATCGTGCGTACGGTCAATGACAGCCTCGTGGAGGTAGATCTACCCGATGTCAACGTCTTCGCGCGGCACCGTGTACGCCCGCTGAGCCTGGCCGAGCGGCGTGAGCTGTGGCACCGTATCCGTGATGTCAAGAAGACGATGCCCTATGCCAAGTACGTCGCCGCGACCATCATCGAGACCTACGAATACATGCAGACGCTGCCCGAGAAGCAGCAGGAGGCGCACCTCAAGCTCGTGGAGAAGGAGCTGCGCCGCGATATGGAGCCCAAGATGCGCGACCTGACGCTCCGGCAGGGACAGCTCCTGATCAAGCTCATCCACCGCCAGTGCGGCATGACGGGCTACGAGCTCGTGAAGGCCTTCCTCGGGGGCTTCCGCGCCTGGACCTGGCAGGTCTTCTCTCGCGTGATGGGCGCTAGCCTCAAGGCCCCTTACGACCCCGAGCACAACCCCGATGATGCCGTCACCGAGCGCATCGTACAGCTCTACGAGCGCCACCTCCTATGA